Proteins found in one Quercus robur chromosome 2, dhQueRobu3.1, whole genome shotgun sequence genomic segment:
- the LOC126709150 gene encoding uncharacterized protein LOC126709150, with the protein MSASKQLALIGTSHRFQSLIPNPCRLLLISKRNEKRSFLGTDQRLYFLKIRLSLRELVVSKRKMDVAVHCSVQPVPPIPSNPASPGPQSRKVWIVGLIASAILPFFGIKFGPLLKLKQEVDTVVDTAEDVAEVVEKVAEEMEMVAEEIAEHLPAGGKLKVVATFIENVAETTAKDAQLVEDAIDKFRAMEKDAESFITVIDQAKKTSKEENNLN; encoded by the exons ATGTCTGCATCAAAGCAGCTAGCACTTATTGGTACCTCTCACAGGTTCCAATCTTTAATCCCAAATCCTTGTCGTCTTCTGCTTATCTCAAAACGCAACGAAAAAAGGTCTTTTCTTGGTACTGATCAGAGGTTATACTTTCTCAAAATTAGGCTGAGCCTGAGAGAGCTAGTTGTCAGCAAAAGAAAGAT GGATGTGGCTGTCCATTGCAGTGTCCAGCCAGTACCTCCAATTCCATCTAATCCAGCTTCTCCTGGTCCACA GAGCAGGAAAGTTTGGATTGTTGGACTGATAGCATCAGCAATTCTACCCTTCTTTGGGATCAAATTTGGGCCATTACTCAAGCTAAAAC AGGAAGTTGATACTGTGGTGGACACGGCAGAAGATGTGGCGGAGGTCGTAGAAAAGGTGGCGGAGGAAATGGAGATGGTAGCTGAAGAAATTGCAGAGCACCTTCCAGCAGGAGGAAAACTTAAAGTTGTTGCAACATTTATTGAAAATGTAGCAGAAACAACAGCCAAGGATGCCCAGCTGGTAGAAGATGCCATTGACAAG TTTCGAGCAATGGAGAAGGATGCGGAATCATTCATTACTGTCATTGATCAAGCCAAGAAGACatctaaagaagaaaataacctAAATTAG
- the LOC126709135 gene encoding uncharacterized protein LOC126709135 isoform X2, which yields MSASKSILSCTSTLIGASRRDQLIANPYRLLLISKRNEKRSFLGTDQRLQFLKTGPRELVVNKRKMDVTVHSSIPPVPSIPSNPASPGPWKHWIVGLIVSAILPLFGIKFGPLLKLKQEVDTVVETAEEVAEVVEKVAEEVDKVAEEISEHLPEGGKLRVAVKIIEKVAEKTAKDAQLVEDVIDKVEEVEKDVESLIDPLIDQAKKTSKEQNSQS from the exons ATGTctgcatcaaaatcaattctTTCTTGCACCAGCACTCTTATTGGTGCCTCTCGCAGAGACCAATTAATTGCAAATCCTTATCGGCTTCTGCTTATCTCAAAACGCAACGAGAAAAGGTCTTTTCTTGGTACTGATCAGAGGTTACAGTTTCTCAAAACTGGGCCGAGAGAGCTAGTTGtcaacaaaagaaagat GGATGTGACTGTCCATAGCAGTATACCACCAGTACCTTCAATTCCATCTAATCCAGCTTCTCCTGGTCCATG GAAACATTGGATTGTTGGACTGATAGTGTCAGCAATTCTACCCCTCTTTGGGATCAAATTTGGGCCACTACTCAAGCTAAAAC AGGAAGTTGATACTGTGGTGGAGACTGCAGAAGAGGTGGCGGAGGTCGTAGAAAAGGTGGCGGAGGAAGTAGATAAAGTAGCAGAAGAAATTTCAGAGCACCTTCCAGAAGGAGGAAAACTTAGAGTCGCtgtaaaaattattgaaaaagtaGCAGAAAAAACAGCCAAGGATGCCCAGCTAGTAGAAGATGTCATTGACAAG GTTGAAGAAGTGGAGAAGGATGTGGAATCATTAATTGACCCTCTCATTGATCAAGCCAAGAAGACATCTAAAGAACaaaatagccaaagttag
- the LOC126709135 gene encoding uncharacterized protein LOC126709135 isoform X1 has product MSASKSILSCTSTLIGASRRDQLIANPYRLLLISKRNEKRSFLGTDQRLQFLKTGPRELVVNKRKMDVTVHSSIPPVPSIPSNPASPGPCRKHWIVGLIVSAILPLFGIKFGPLLKLKQEVDTVVETAEEVAEVVEKVAEEVDKVAEEISEHLPEGGKLRVAVKIIEKVAEKTAKDAQLVEDVIDKVEEVEKDVESLIDPLIDQAKKTSKEQNSQS; this is encoded by the exons ATGTctgcatcaaaatcaattctTTCTTGCACCAGCACTCTTATTGGTGCCTCTCGCAGAGACCAATTAATTGCAAATCCTTATCGGCTTCTGCTTATCTCAAAACGCAACGAGAAAAGGTCTTTTCTTGGTACTGATCAGAGGTTACAGTTTCTCAAAACTGGGCCGAGAGAGCTAGTTGtcaacaaaagaaagat GGATGTGACTGTCCATAGCAGTATACCACCAGTACCTTCAATTCCATCTAATCCAGCTTCTCCTGGTCCATG CAGGAAACATTGGATTGTTGGACTGATAGTGTCAGCAATTCTACCCCTCTTTGGGATCAAATTTGGGCCACTACTCAAGCTAAAAC AGGAAGTTGATACTGTGGTGGAGACTGCAGAAGAGGTGGCGGAGGTCGTAGAAAAGGTGGCGGAGGAAGTAGATAAAGTAGCAGAAGAAATTTCAGAGCACCTTCCAGAAGGAGGAAAACTTAGAGTCGCtgtaaaaattattgaaaaagtaGCAGAAAAAACAGCCAAGGATGCCCAGCTAGTAGAAGATGTCATTGACAAG GTTGAAGAAGTGGAGAAGGATGTGGAATCATTAATTGACCCTCTCATTGATCAAGCCAAGAAGACATCTAAAGAACaaaatagccaaagttag
- the LOC126709159 gene encoding uncharacterized protein LOC126709159 → MDLPQEIDDYIKDSIDHSLGLPLSTKTLELKLSVSQEAQRRLRNRCLSLQYKLREKDELIDRIRAEASMNAQALKKFVEENHKLALECANLLSQCNKWERECSLYDRDREALMDFGNEADERAKEAEIRVHELEKEVRKLSEELQFYKCECEMRTVDSSAEDTIIENSLLESVLTTLISKDDVSSAHAFLEANSSHESCQRLLKMWNCLRPSTQKILSLAAEAKTLENDKEHLRINLARAEEEVKLLFEENNVLDEENKRLLRKYQKERSHHGSSGKHTGTASAKSNKRKSSPKISSPVEKKLDFNDVDLARHPLSPLRNNSPDSKMHKF, encoded by the exons ATGGATCTTCCTCAAGAAATCGATGATTACATCAAAGATTCCATTGATCACTCACTAGGGCTCCCTTTATCGACTAAGACTCTGGAATTGAAGCTTAGTGTCTCCCAAGAAGCACAGCGCCGACTTCGCAACCGGTGCCTTTCCTTACAGTATAAGCTTCGAGAGAAAGACGAACTCATCGACCGCATTAGG GCTGAGGCGAGCATGAATGCGCAAGCGTTGAAGAAATTTGTGGAGGAGAATCATAAATTGGCTTTGGAGTGTGCGAATCTTTTGAGTCAGTGTAATAAGTGGGAGAGGGAGTGCTCGCTTTATGATCGTGACCGGGAAGCCTTGATGGATTTTGGGAACGAGGCCGATGAGCGTGCCAAGGAGGCTGAGATTCGAGTCCATGAGTTGGAGAAGGAGGTCAGAAAGTTGTCGGAGGAATTGCAGTTCTACAAGTGTGAATGTGAGATGCGCAcg GTTGATTCTTCTGCTGAGGACACAATTATAGAGAACAGTTTACTTGAGTCAGTGTTAACAACATTGATCAGTAAAGATGATGTTTCATCTGCACATGCATTCTTGGAGGCCAATAGCAGTCATGAATCATGTCAAAGATTGCTTAAAATGTGGAATTG CTTGAGGCCATCAACTCAGAAGATTCTATCACTGGCTGCTGAAGCGAAGACACTAGAGAATGATAAGGAACATTTAAGGATCAACCTTGCTAGAGCAGAAGAGGAG GTCAAATTGCTATTCGAAGAAAACAATGTATTGGATGAGGAGAATAAGAGGTTGCTTAGGAAATATCAGAAAGAAAGAAGCCATCATGGTTCTAGTGGGAAACACACTGGCACTGCTTCTGCGAAG TCAAACAAGCGAAAATCAAGCCCCAAGATAAGCAGCCCAGTTGAGAAGAAGCTTGATTTTAATGATGTGGATTTAGCAAGACATCCCCTTTCTCCCTTGCGAAATAACTCCCCTGACTCTAAAATGCATAAATTCTAA
- the LOC126709169 gene encoding 28 kDa ribonucleoprotein, chloroplastic → MAVLLRFLHSPSLTHNFPTEQQQLTRTPLSNLSTYNYKHNLSHSVSIKTKRRLSNSNFVLRFSSSTTQEQAQAPSSSSSPNVSTEAQVLEPETEEFSRDRLIAQNVPWSCTAEDVRTLFEKHGTVLDVELSMHNKVRNRGLAFVTMGSPEEALTALNNLDSYEFEGRTLKVNYARARKKKPSPPPVQPKPLTFNLFVANLPFEARSKDLREFFGSENSSLVSAQVIFHENPRKSSGYGFVAFKYKKDADEALSSFQGKIFMGRPIRIARSRQFVKLRAEENAESGDTSTTEESAESGDTSTELNSSVEQADTADENGK, encoded by the exons ATGGCAGTTCTTCTACGCTTTCTACACTCTCCATCTCTAACTCACAACTTCCCCACTGAACAACAACAACTCACACGCACGCCTTTGTCCAATCTTAGTACCTACAACTACAAACACAATCTCTCTCACTCCGTTTCCATTAAAACCAAAAGACGACTTAGTAATAGCAACTTCGTTTTGCGCTTCTCTTCTTCCACCACCCAAGAACAAGCTCAagctccttcatcttcttcttcacccaATGTTTCAACCGAAGCCCAAGTATTGGAACCAGAAACTGAGGAGTTTTCACGAGACAGACTGATTGCCCAGAACGTCCCTTGGTCTTGTACCGCCGAAGATGTTCGTACTCTCTTTGAGAAACATGGGACGGTCCTAGACGTTGag CTCTCTATGCATAACAAGGTCAGAAACAGAGGTTTGGCCTTTGTCACAATGGGTTCGCCTGAGGAGGCCCTCACGGCTCTCAATAATCTCGACTCGTAT GAGTTCGAGGGCCGCACTTTAAAGGTCAATTATGCCAGGGCACGAAAGAAGAAACCTTCCCCTCCCCCTGTGCAACCAAAGCCATTAACATTCAATTTGTTTGTAGCAAATTTGCCATTTGAAGCAAGGTCTAAAGATCTCAGAGAATTCTTTGGTTCAGAGAACAGTAGTCTTGTTTCTGCACAAGTTATATTTCATGAGAATCCTAGAAAGTCCTCTGGGTATGGATTTGTGGCCTTCAAATACAAGAAAGATGCTGACGAAGCTCTTTCTTCTTTCCAAGGGAAG ATATTTATGGGAAGACCAATTCGAATAGCACGTAGTCGACAATTTGTTAAACTACGAGCAGAAGAGAATGCAGAGTCTGGAGATACATCAACTACAGAAGAGAGTGCAGAGTCTGGAGATACATCAACTGAGTTGAACTCTAGTGTGGAGCAAGCAGATACTGCTGATGAGAATGGAAAGTGA